In Nissabacter sp. SGAir0207, the sequence CGTAAACCGGCGGGTGCTTCGGCCCATGTCCTCTACCCACACCGAGTCACGATAAGGGTATTCATGCACCGCCAGGCGGCGGCCAAACTTGGCGTCACCCTTTTCGACGGCGAACGGGACGCCCCGGAATGACGCAGCATGCAGGTTACTCTGCCAGTCCCACGTATCGCCAGACGTGCCCAGCAAACCTGAAATGGCGTCGTGAACAATGGTCATTAGGGTACTCCAGACACAAAAAACCCGGCGCTGGGGCCGGGTGGTGCGTGCTTAAGGGTTATCAGGGGAACTGCATGGCCGTTGCGACTTTTGAGCCGCGGCCGGTAAATGTCTGCTGCTGGCCGGTTTGAGGATTGACCAGCGTTAGCTCGATTTTCATGCCAGTTTCTTTCATCGCGGCCTCAAAGGCGCGCTGTAGTGCTACCGGGTCACCATTTCCTGGTGCCTGGGGCTGCTGCCCCGGCTGTGCCGGTGCCGCCGCGGTGGTTAGCAATGGCGGGGTAACCAGCGGAGCGGGCTGTGATTCAGGCGGGATCAACGGCGCTGGCGCGGGTACACCTGTCGGAACGCCACCGTTCCGCTGCTGCAGAATAGATTCGATCTGCACGGCGTTGAACGGGTTATTCCCTTCTTGGTTGAACAAGGCGGCCAACACGCGCGAACGCATCCCCACGTCATCAAGGTTAAGCTGGGCGTGTGGGTCAATATTCAGCTCGTGGCTGGCGGCCTGAACCATGCGAGAGGTGTTGTTGCCATCCGTGCGCGGTGAGGCTTTATTGATGATTTCGTTCAATGTGCGCAGTGGGTGATCGACGTTACGCGATTCCCCAGTGTAATAAAGCATCAACTGGCGGTCCGCATTCTCAACGCCGGCCTGTGGCGTGGCAAAGCGCGCGAAATTATCACCTGCCCCCGGCATGGCGCCAGCCTGCCCGGCGTAGCGTAGGTTCCAAGGATTATTGTTCACAACCGAAAGCGCGGTCGGATCCACCTTTGCGCTACCCGGTAAGGGCGCGGCGGCTGTTGTGGCAGCTTGCGTGTCTGCCAACAGCTGATTCGCCTGATCTCTTAGCCCGTAGTAAAGCCGGTATTTCGCCTCGTCCTGCTTCGGCAGAAAGCCCCATTTCAGCCGATTTCTTTGAAACGGCGTTAGCGTGGCCTGAAACGCTTTGTCATGCTGTGCCCGGCGCATCATGTCAGCTTCGCTGCCAACGTTGAAGCCCAGCGCATGACTGGCGCTAATCGGGTTCAGTCCGTGTTCCAGAATGTCAGTGAATCCCCTAATGCCAGACGTTACTGTGCCATTGGAAAGAAGTTTGCCCTGAATTCGCTGCTCAATTCGTTGCTTGAAGCCATCCCAGGCTGCACCTGCCTCCGTGGTGGCCCGGTTAAAATCAACCAGCTGCTGGGTGACTTTCGGGTCAACGGTCAGGCCAACAGCATCAGACTTTGCGAGTAGCTGCTTATAACGGGCGCCCTCGCGCAGCAGCTGCAGCTGGGCATCATTCAGTCCCAGCCCATCAGCGAGAGTTTTTTGCCGGTTGGCTGAAAGAGTCGGGAAGATCTCAGCCAGCCGCTCCATTGTTTTGGCCACGTCTGCGGTGCCATCCGCCGCTTTGACGATCGGCGCATGGATCATGTTCATCGCGGCCACTACGGCGCTATTACGCCCCTGTAACCCATCATTGAAGGTCTTATACAGCCCCTCAATGCTCTGCTTAGCCGACGCGCTGTCGGTGCCAAGCAGGCGCATGGCACCACTCATGCGAGAAAATGTTTCCACACTCAGGCCGGCATTCTGGGCGGCAGTCTGCAAGGCATAAGCATCATCAGAAGCCTCGCTCATCTCAGAACCCAGGGAGGAGACACTCTTGCCAGCCAGGTAAGCCGCGCCGCCGGCCAGCCCTAACTTCCCGGCCAGCCCTCCCAACTTCCCAGCATGCCCGGTGAAGGTACGCAGCGGGGGCACCATGTCGCCAATAAACTGGACGTTCTGTCTGGCAAATCGCCCCAGCTGATCAAACGCCTGATTTACCCCAGACAGGCCGTCATGGGTTTCCTGGCCGCCCAGTTTAAGGCGATCGGTGGTCTGCTCCAGGCCGGGCTGCAGGTTACGTACCTGCTCATCGATATTTTTTAGCGCCTCAGAAACCTGATCGTCAGCGCGGATCTCGAAATCAAACCTATTGGCCATGAGCGGCAGCTACCTTCAATTTGTTGATGCGGTGGGCTTGTCGCTCCCAGAAGGTCAGCTTACTCCACGTCAGGGATTCTGCGTCATGCGGCCCCCAGGTGTAATAAACGGTAACTTCGGCTAGCTTGTCTTCCCAAGTGTTTTTACTGGGAAGAAGTCCAAAAAAGCCCGGAGGTACTCTTCTGCTTCGCGGTATTTGGTGTACGGCATTTTTTGCAAAGCTAGCCTGTTGACCCCAGAAAGCTCGGCTATTAGTCCCAGCATAGCGGCGTTAGCATTGCCCTTTTCCGCTTCGTCATAGTAGCGGTTGAACTGGTTGAAGGTTGGCTCACTCAGCGTGACACGATCCCAGGCTTCATCGCCATTTATGCTGGTGATCATCTTCTCCAGGTGAATCACATGCTGGGACGCTGTTTCTACCTTGGGAGCGCAATTGATGAACTCCAGTAGATACATCTGCCCGTGGCGCAGCACGGTCAGGGGCAGGCCGCCCAGCTTTTCTTCTGACGCGCCGGTGATTTTTTCAATCAGCTGGCCAATAGCCCGGTGCGCATGGCTCTTTTTAACCTCAGCATAAAAAGCTTCCACTTCATGAAATAGTGGCTCACGCAGGGGAAATGGCCCTTGCGGGCCGAAGTGTTGCTCAAAAATATCGTTCATCAGCTTTCCGTTACCTCTACCCCTTCCCAGCGAACATCAAAGACCGCATCTTCACTGTCCACTTCCTGGGCTTCAACGGTCCACAGGCCACTGCCGATGATGGTTTTGCCGTTGGCCAACTCGGCCACCACACTCACGTTGGTCTGACCATTGAAATCTGCGACCGTGGTTCCACCACTGTCACGCACCTGGCATGCGATAAAGCCCGCCTGGGGCTTTTCTTTGTAGCCATGCACACCGTCCATCCCAGTCAGCGTTTCGCGCTTGACCGTCGACGGGCTGTATTTGAAATTGCCAGCGACCATGATGGTCAGGCCATCCACGGTCACTTTGGCCGTACCGGCCAGGCGGTTGGTGGTATCTGCCATTTTTTATCCTTATGCACTCGCCTGGAGGCGGAATTGGTTAAGCAGCGCAAAGACACGCAGCTGGTTGATCAGGACGCCCGTCCACAGCACATCGATGCGGTTAGGATTGCTGCTGTTTTTCTCGACCAGCAGGCCGGCGGCAAACCCTTTCGCGTCCTGCACGTAGCCGCGGTACTCCAGCGTTTTGTACTGAGCGATAAGCTCGGCCCGGATGGTGCTGGGGGTAACGATGGCGGAGCCGGCCGCAAACCGGGTGCCGTCGGCGGCCAGCTTCATGCGGGCAAATTTCGAGTTAATGACGGACCGCAGGAAACGCGTCACATACATGAGCAGGAACATGGTTTCGACCTCCAGATAGGAGTCGTCCGCATCGCCATAACTGTTGGTCTGGTACGTGGTGATCACGTTCTCCAATACAACCGTGCCATCGTCCTGCACAGTGGTGGTCGAGATGCCGCTATACAGCAGGTTGTTCCGCTCAGTCAGGCTGAAACGTGAGGACAACGGCGGGGCCAGCACGCCCGCCACGGTCAGCGTCTGGAGCGGGCGCCCAGGGTCGTTACGCAGGCTGACCGCTGCCGCGCCATAACAGGCGGCAGCCCAGACCCACGGCGGGCTGGGTGAGTCGTAAACGCCCACAATGGATTCATGCTGGTTGTTTCGCGCCTCGCCCGCCGCGGTCAGTTCACCATAGGTGGCAGCAATGACCCCCAGCGAGTGGCCATACAGCTGGGAGGCATAGCTCCAGCGCCCTGTGCTGTCGGAAAGAAATGATTTCAGGGCATTCAGCGACGTGGTGTCAGTGTAGGGGTTAACGATGAAATCAAATGCCTTGTCGCCAAGGTTGGCCAGTCCCTCATCCAGTGACGGGGTGCCGCTGCCGTTCGCCATCGCGGTAATGGTCAACGTCAGTCCCGCCGGGGTGGATTCGCCGCCAGCCGTGCCCAGGTAGTTCAGGCGCATATCAATGTTATTGCCATGCGCGCCTTTGTTTTTGGCTGTGACCGTGATAACCCCTGCCGCGGCGGAGGCAGTGACGGGCAAGGCGGTTTCGGCATTGATCGCGGTAGCCAGCGCGCTGGCGATAGAGGTGGTGGTGTCCGCGGTGGTCACTGCGATCTGGACACGCGTCCCGGCAACGTAGAGCGACAGAGTGCCGCTGGTCGTTGCAACCGAGGTGATCTGGATAGTCCCGCTGGCCGCCACGGT encodes:
- a CDS encoding phage tail assembly protein produces the protein MNDIFEQHFGPQGPFPLREPLFHEVEAFYAEVKKSHAHRAIGQLIEKITGASEEKLGGLPLTVLRHGQMYLLEFINCAPKVETASQHVIHLEKMITSINGDEAWDRVTLSEPTFNQFNRYYDEAEKGNANAAMLGLIAELSGVNRLALQKMPYTKYREAEEYLRAFLDFFPVKTLGKTS
- a CDS encoding phage tail tube protein, which gives rise to MADTTNRLAGTAKVTVDGLTIMVAGNFKYSPSTVKRETLTGMDGVHGYKEKPQAGFIACQVRDSGGTTVADFNGQTNVSVVAELANGKTIIGSGLWTVEAQEVDSEDAVFDVRWEGVEVTES
- a CDS encoding phage tail sheath subtilisin-like domain-containing protein produces the protein MTIAFSTVPGNLRVPLFYTEMDNSQANSATASQVTLIIAQQLDSAVLSEPNVPFLVSSPSTVGGLCGYGSMAHAMMLAYQKNDSAGKIYLLPIADGAATVAASGTIQITSVATTSGTLSLYVAGTRVQIAVTTADTTTSIASALATAINAETALPVTASAAAGVITVTAKNKGAHGNNIDMRLNYLGTAGGESTPAGLTLTITAMANGSGTPSLDEGLANLGDKAFDFIVNPYTDTTSLNALKSFLSDSTGRWSYASQLYGHSLGVIAATYGELTAAGEARNNQHESIVGVYDSPSPPWVWAAACYGAAAVSLRNDPGRPLQTLTVAGVLAPPLSSRFSLTERNNLLYSGISTTTVQDDGTVVLENVITTYQTNSYGDADDSYLEVETMFLLMYVTRFLRSVINSKFARMKLAADGTRFAAGSAIVTPSTIRAELIAQYKTLEYRGYVQDAKGFAAGLLVEKNSSNPNRIDVLWTGVLINQLRVFALLNQFRLQASA